A segment of the Candidatus Pelagisphaera phototrophica genome:
TAATAGGTACCCCATTTACATCCACTGCAAAAAAAGCACTGCTCTGTGGTTCCGGCGAATTAGGGAAAGAGGTCGTGATCGAATTGCAGCGCTATGGGGTAGAGGCCATCGCTCTGGACGCTTATGCCGATGCCCCTGCGATGCAGGTGGCAGATCGGTCCCATGTGGTATCGATGCTCGATGGAGCGGCACTCCGAGCGATTATCGAACAGGAGAAGCCCGATCTCGTGATCCCGGAGGTAGAGGCGATCGCCACGGATACCCTTGCGGAGCTGGAAGCGGAAGGATTGGCTACGATTATCCCGACTGCGCGCGCGACTCAGTTGACCATGAACCGAGAAGGCATTCGCCGGTTGGCCGCGGAGGAATTGGGACTCGCAACATCGCCGTACCGTTTCGCGGATACGTACGAAGATTATTGCGAGGCGATTTCTGAAATTGGAATGCCATGCGTGATCAAGCCAATCATGAGTTCCTCGGGAAAGGGACAGAGTGTGGTCAAGTCGGATGCCGACAGGGAAACTTCCTGGAATTATGCCCAAGAAGGGGGCCGTGCGGGAAAGGGGCAAGTAATCATAGAAGGCTTTGTGGACTTTGACTATGAGATTACGCTTTTGACGGTGAGGCATGTCGATGGGACCAGCTTTTGCGATCCAATTGGGCATATTCAGGTCGATGGTGACTATCGTGAATCTTGGCAGCCACAACCCATGAGCGATGCCGCGCTGGAGAACGCAAAACAAATTGCGGGAGCGGTTACAGCTAGTCTCGGTGGTTTTGGCCTCTTTGGCGTCGAGCTTTTCGTGAAGGGCGATTTGGTGTATTTCAGTGAAGTGTCTCCGCGTCCGCATGATACTGGTATGGTGACAATGATATCCCAGGACCTTCCCCAGTTCTCCTTGCATGCAAGGGCGATTCTCGGTTTGCCAATACCTTCTATCCGGCAGTTCGGACCGAGTGCGTCGGCAGTCGTACTGGTTGAGGGAAACTCTGACAAAGTTTCTTTTGGTAATCTCAATGAGGCCTTGAGTGTGCCGGATACGCAATTGCGGCTCTTTGGTAAGCCAAAGGTTGCGGGTAAGCGCCGCATGGGAGTGGCCCTCGCCCTTGGAGCGGATATTGAAGAAGCCAGAGAGAAGGCCCGAAAGGCGTCTTCTTCGGTATCAATCGAGCTCTGAGAGGCTCTATTATTGCGTTGTTCGCACCAATAGTGCGTCGGCATTATAGTCCAGATCCACCAGACAAAAAGGTACCGAGCCACATTAGCCCGTAAAAGGCGGGTTTCATATTGGGTAAGACAAAAACGTCAGCAACGCGAGCACGGACGAAGTAATGACGGAAGCTACGACTGATTTTCGAATTTTCCGCTTTCTTTCTTCTGGTTCCATTGTGTGGATGGCGTTTATCGACCTCAAACCAGTCTCTCCGCAATTCTAATTCACGATTTGACCGGTTTGAGGTTGCGGTTTTAGCAGCGCTTATTAGGGATATTAAGATTACCCTGTATTCGTATATGCGATACCCGGTGCCGCGTAACCTCAGAAAAGAAACTTCATCATGACAACAATCCATCTTAACGGACAAGACCGCGAGGTCGATGCCCCTGACGACATGCCCTTGCTTTGGGCGATTCGAGATGTGCTCGGATTTACGGGAACGAAATTTGGCTGTGGTATGGGTTTATGCGGTGCATGCACGATGCATATGGATGGAGCGCCCATTCGATCCTGTGTGACGCCGATCAGCGCTGCAGCGGGGAAGAAGATAACGACGATAGAAGCCCTCGGGAGACAAAAGGTGGGAAAGGCGGTGCAGGAAGCCTGGGTTAAGGTGGGAGTGCCGCAGTGCGGGTACTGCCAGTGTGGTCAAGTGATGAGCGCGACGGCTCTGCTATCCAGCAATCCCTCTCCCAATGAAGAAGAGATCGAGACATCGATGGCCGGAAACATATGTCGGTGTGGTACCTACAATCGAATAAAGACTGCGATACATACCGCATCCGAGAGCCTGAAAGGAGGTGCCAAATGAGTCCGATGTTTAGCGACTTTTCGATAGTGAATCATGGAATTGACCGACGTGGCTTCATAAAGAGCGTCGGCGCAACGGGGGCCTTGCTGTTTACGGCGAATTGGACGTGGGCCCAGGATAAACCGGCCAAAAAGTACGGTGGTGAGGGAATGCCCGGAGGTACAAAAAGCGACCCCAAGCTCTTTGTGGCGATTAATTACGATGGAACGATAGATATTACGGTCACGCGATCTGAGATGGGGCAAGGGATCCGGTCGAGTTTAGCATTGGTCGTAGCGGAGGAAATGGAAGCGGACTGGAATCGCTGCCGTGTCGTGCAGGCCGTTGGAGACGAGGCAAAATATGGAAACCAAAATACGGATGGATCGCGCAGTATGCGCCACTGGTATGCACCGATGCGCCAGTGCGGCGCTACTGTCAGGGCGATCATAGAAGCGGCTGCTGCCGCTGGTTGGGGCGTTCCCATTCGGGAAGTCAGAGCTTCGAAGCATAGCGTAATCCATGCTCTGAGCCGACGGAAGGCTGACTTTGCCGAATTGGTAGGAGTGGTCGCCTCATTCGAATCTCCAGATCCGATTTCGATTCGGTATAAAAGCCCCAGAACCTATCGCTATATTGGTAAAGAGCATACGCATAGCGCGGATGCAGCGAGCATGGTTTCCGGAACGGCCATTTATGGAGGTGATACCCGGTCCGCAGGAATGGTCTATGCCGTAGTTGCGCGGCCTCCCGTTTTGGGAAGCACGGTTGAGGCATTCGACGGCTCTGAGGCCCTCAAGGTCAAAGGAGTGCTGAAGGTGATGCCGATTGAAGGAGCCGCCGTTCCTTCTGGGTTCAAGCCAATTGGAGGTATTGCCGTGGTGGCAGAGAATACGTGGGCCGCGATTAAGGGGAGGGAAGCGCTCAAGGTGGATTGGAGTTCAAGCCCACACGATTCTTATGAATCCGAAGCCTATCGCCAGAGCTTGGAAGAAGCTTCCAGAAAACCAGGGAAACTAGTCCGGTTGGTGGGTGATGTCGAAGCGGCCTTCTCTAAAGCGAAAAAGACGCATGCAGCGACTTACTACCTGCCGCATATCGCTCACGCTCCGATGGAGCCGCCTGTGTCGACCGCTCTACTGAGAAACAACTTTCTGGAGATTTGGGCGCCAACGCAGGCACCGCAAGCGGCAAGAACAGAAGCTGCTGAGCGTGCAGGGATGCCTCTCGAAAAGACGCGTATCAATGTAACGCTACTAGGGGGAGGATTCGGGAGGAAGTCCAAGGCAGACTTTATCAATGAGGCGGTTGAAATCGCGAAAGCCTTTCCGGGACGAGCGGCTAGGGTGCAATGGACGCGCGAGGATGATATTCGTCATGACTATTTTCATACGGTATCAGGAGAGCATTTGGAAGCTAGTTTGGATCGGAGAGGCAAAGTGAGCGGCTGGCTTCATCGATCCGTGGCGCCAACCATAGCGTCCCTATTCGATCCGGATCCCAAGCACCAGCAAGCATTCGAAACCAATATGGGTCATAGTAATATCCCATTCGCGATACCCAATGTTCGCATCGAGAATCCGGAGGTCGCCGCCCACACCCGAATCGGCTGGTTTCGATCGGTTTCTAATATACCTCATGGATTTGCGGTTCAGAGTTTTATTGCTGAACTCGCGGAAGAGGCTGGTAGGGACCCTCTCCGGTTTTATCTGGATCTGTTAGGCGATGATCGTGAAATTAATCCGGACGAGTTGAAAGACGGATGGAATCATGGTGAAGATCCGAAAAAGTATCCGGTTGATACGGGGCGTCTGAAAAATGTCCTTAACGTCGCGACGAAGGAAGCCGGTTGGGGTAAGCGCCTCCCAAAGGGTAGGGGTATGGGCTTTGCCGTTCACTACAGTTTTGTTTCCTATGTCGCCGCCGTGCTGGAGGTCGAGGTGGAGAAGGACGGTAATCTAATCGTGCATAAAGCGACCATGGCGATCGACTGCGGACCTCGGATTAACCCTGATCGCATACGGTCCCAGATGGAAGGTTCCTGCGTAATGGGTATCGGTTTGGCGACTACTGGAGAAATCAGTTTCGAAAATGGACGCGCGAAGCAGAGCAATTTCCATGATTATCAAGTTCCGCGGATCTCGTTAGCGCCAAAGTCGATATCCGTCCATCTCGTTGATCCGGAAAAGAAAGTAGAACTAGGAGGAGTGGGCGAACCCGGCGTTCCGCCCATTGCTCCGGCACTCTGCAATGCGATCTATGCCGCGACAGGCAAACGCATACGCCGCCTGCCGATTGGCGATCAGTTGGCGTAAGGGCATCGACCGTGAGCTTCAATAGGTAGGAGCGGTTTTACACCGCGATGCACGATTTTCAAATCGTAGCGTTTAGCCGCTCCTGCATTGAGAATTCGTGTATTCATATAAATAGGAAAAGCTCCGGCACATGACGTGCCGAAGCCTGTGTTTCTCCCCCCAATGCTTCCCTAAAACTTGGCGTTGGATCCTGTCGCTTGTATGAATGCCATAAAGGTAGATCCTGTTATTGTAATTATAGTATAGATTATCATGTAACCCCCTCTAAATTGTGATTGTAACTTCCTACGAGCAGTTGGTTAATTCGCGGTTGAGCTTTATTCGCTCAGGAACTGTATTAGCTGGCTTTGGCCTATGACGAAGCTCTAGAAAGGCGTTTGCGTTCTATCTTTTCGGATCGGAAGGATGTCGAGGTGAAGAAGATGTTTGTAGGTCTCTGCTTCATGATTTCGAAACACATGTACTGTGGCTTCGTTGGGGACACGCTGATGGTTCGAGTGGGACCTGAGCAGTACGCTAAGTGTTTGGCCGAAAAGTATGCACGGGAGATTGATTTTACCGGAAAGGCCCTCAAGGGAATGGTTTATGTAACGGTGGAGGGAGTTGCAAAAGATGCGGATCTTCAAAAATGGGTTGATCGTTGCACGAAATTCATTTCGTCTTTGGATCCAAGAGGTTCAGATTGAGATTCTCCATAATTAACTTTCATTTTCATGCTTAAATCTCCACAAGATGTACTCGCTGCGTGGCTCGATGGTGTAAATGCCGGTGAAGCAGACCGGGTGTTAGCACTTTATGCTCAAGGGAGCGTACTCGTTCCCACTTTTTCCGAAAAGATCCTGAATGATAGGGTCGGAATTGAGGCATATTTTCTTGGTCTGTCGAAGCGTGGTGTTTCGAAGGTAACCTTAAAAGAGGAGACTCTGAATGTCTTGGAGCTTGCTAACGGTGTTTTCGCTTTGGCTGGTTTGTATGATTGGAGATTTCAGGATGGAGAACTGGTGGAGGCTCGGTTTACCTACACAGTGAACATTCACAAAGCCTCACCCATCACGCATCACCATTCCTCTGTCCTCCCTAGGTCCCATAGCTAACAGCGGTCTACTTTATTGACTGACAATTGCGGTTACGCGAACTGGGAGGTTTCTTCCAAGCGGGTGGTAGTTCGGAAAGAATACTGCATGAGACCGTCAAAGATGCTTTCAGCGTAGAGTACGGGATTCAGAAAGTCGGTTTCGAACGAAGGAGAAATACTGAACTGGGCTTGAGGTACAATCGATGTGATAGCGATATTGACAACGAATGTGTAGACCAAGTAGGAATCACTATCGATCATTTCGATTTCGACTAGGGGTAGTTCACCGGAGCTAGGATCATTCGCATCGGTCCGTGAGAGGGATTCGTAGGCGTTGATGATGTCGTCCTTGTCTGGATCGTCCGAGAATTCTCTTTGCTCGGTGGGTACTCCTTGAGCGATCAATGTATCGAGAAAACCAGGGATGACTTCGACTGTAGCAATCTCAGAGAGGGTGCTACCATTCTAATGGGAAACAGCGATGGTGTAGGGACCCGCGTCCGACGGTTGGGTGTCTGCTATGGTAAGTGCCGGGCTTGTCGCGTTTGGGATATCGATATTGTTGAATTTCCAATGGTAGGTTATGGGCAAGTCACTCACCGCCGTAACAGAAAGATTGAGAGCAGTTCCCGTTTCAATTTCTCTGTTTGTCGGTTGAACGCTGATCATAGAAGCATCGCCGCATCTGCCCCAACAGAATAAATCACGGCTTTAAATGTTTGGATTGGCGCATTAAGACTTCCGTATCCTAATGCAGTATACAGAAACTCCCATTGTTCGTGGGTGGAGGATTCGGCGACACCGTTAATAATGGCAAAAATCGGCTGCCCGCCCGCTTCAAAACGGTCGGCAATGGCTCTGCTAAAATCGTTTCAGGTCAAACCAAGGCCAAAAAAGTTTACAAAATCCTGAGCTTGGGCTTCTGCTGCACTCTTGAGATTCAAGGTAACATGAATGACCTCGTTGTCATTGGGATTCTCTCCAATACCGTTGTAGTAATCAGTGATCCCTGGTCCGATGTCAGCCGTTGCCGCCTGGCAAAAGGGACACACCAAGGGCAATGTTCTTTAAGTGATGGTTTCCCAGTTTCATTTGTTCTTCAGTAGAGAGCCTTTTAGGGGGGGTATTCTGAGAAATAGGCTCAAATTTAGATAAGCAGCGGGTTTCTGGCTTTGGTTCGTCGAGAATAGTCGCATAGATTCTGGATTCGGTCTGAGGGAAACGGGCGAAACGCGATTTTGATCGCGGAAACCCTAGTCCGCGAGTAAGGGTAGTGCATTCGTTTTATGAAATGCGGAGCGGTATCGGCTTCAGTCAAATCAATGGGCGAATGACGAAATATGAGTACTATTTGGATTCTCCGATTTACCTGCCTTCTTCAGATAGCGTCGATGGGCATCTTGTTTGTCTTTGAGGCGGTTCGAATGAAGGACGTGGGAGTGGGCGAGTCCGAAATCGGGTTAATTCTAGGATTCAGCAGCGGGGTCTTTATTTTGAGCTCCATCTTTTGGGGCCGATTGGCGGACAAAAGGGGTTGGCATAAGAGGATTGTGGTCTGGGGAACCATTGGGTTCACCGGACTCTTATTCTACTTTGCTTTGTGTACGACCCCTTGGCAGTTTTTCGTCTACGGGATACTGCGATCAGTCTTCATGCCCATGATTGTGGGAATCATGCCGACGATTGCGGTAAAAGCGCACGGGGAAAAACAACAAGGACGGAAATTCGGGATTTACCGAGCCTTTGGCTCAGTCGGATTCATACTAGGGGCGATGATCCTTCCGCTGGTCTTCAACGATATTGCGATTGTGGCTCAAGCCTCTTCTGTTTTCCTGATCGGCTCGCTTTTTCTTATCTCAAAGCTGCCCAAGCCGGAAGCCAGTCACATTCAGAGAGCGCCTCTGGAAATCCGAAATCTGGATTCACTGATCAAGCTCTTCCTCTTCTCCACGTTTTTTATCTCGCTTGCAGATCCCGCAGTGCACGGATTCTTCAATGCCTATGCTCGCGATTTGGGGGGAAGTACGCGATTGCTCGGGCTGCTTGCCGGAATGTTTGGGCTGGTGGCTTTTTTCTTCCTGCCATTGATGGGAAGGGCAATCGATCACTTTCGCCCAAGTTCGGTTCTGGTGATCTCGTTGTTGTTCCAGCCGTTACGGGTGTTTGTTACCTCTACACTGGATGATCCTAATTTCCTCTGGATACCGATTCTGTTTCATGGAATTTGCTGGGGAGGGATGGAAGTTGCCGCAGTCGTGTACTTGTCTCGACGGGTTGAAGAGGGGCAAAAAGCAACAGTCCTTTCTTACTATATGGCGGTCCGAATGCTTGGAACGCTGGTTGGAGCTAGCGTATGTGGATATGTGGCAGAGCATTTTGGATACGTAACGATGTTTCGGACGATATCTGCTGCCGCGCTTGTGGGAGCTCTAATTTATACATTCGGGATCGTTATTAGTCGAATTCGAGAACGGAGTACTCCAGGGATTTCAGGAACCGAGCACCAGCTAAAGTCAGATCAAGCGAGGGGAAATGAACCGTTTTGATAGTGTATTTGCCTATGCTAGAATGAGTGGATTGGGGGGAACCACTTAAATGGAGAATTAGTTAGCCTACAGGAGGTTTCTGTCCATGAATCTACTAAAAATGCGTTAAGACCTCGAGTGGTTATCGATGTTATTTAAGCATAGGATTCATATTACTGCATCCGAGGAACATAAGCCCGTAAAATTCTGGCATTGACGGTGGACGGTGTCGCACGCACAAGTGGCTTTTTTTTTGAGAATCGCTCGATATCGGGGCGCTATTGACCACTTTCCATGATCGCACTGCAAAAAATTCGGCTCCAGTATGGGGAACGCTACCTGTACAAGGATATTAGTGCCACGATTGGGACCTCCGATCGGATTGGGCTGGTCGGCAGCAATGGAGCGGGTAAGAGCACCCTACTCAAGGTGCTGTGCGGCCTAGAAGAGATTGACGGTGGAAAGGTCGACAAAGCGAACTATGTCACTTTCGGCTACCTGCCTCAAGACGGGATAGAAATGCATGGGCGAACTTTGTTCAAGGAGACTGAGTTGGCGTTTGCTGATGTGCTGGGACTAAAGGCTAAGGTGGAGGAAGCGGAGGAGCGTCTTGATGAGATGGATACTTCTTCGGAAGAGTTTTATGAAACCCTCGAATTGATTGGTGAGTGGGAGCATCGGCTAGAGGACTTGGACGCGGGCAAATTGCCGTCTCGGATCGAATCGGTTCTCTTGGGGCTCGGATTTTCGAGTTCCGACATGCATCGTAAGACGGAAGAGTTTAGTGGGGGCTGGCAAATGCGTATCGCACTGGCTAAGCTTCTCCTTGCGAACCCGTCCTTGCTCCTGCTTGACGAGCCGACGAACCATTTGGATGTAACGTCCCAAAAGTGGCTGGAGGATTTTCTTCTTCGTTACGAAGGTTCCCTTTTAATGATCTCTCACGATCGTGGATTTCTGGACATCATCTGCAACCGTACCTTCGAATTGTCGATGGGTTCGCTGCATGTTTACAGTGGCAACTACAGTGTTTTCGAGACTCAAAGTGCTGAGCGAAAAGAGTTGCAGATGAAAGCGTACAAGAGTCAGCAAAAGGAGATCCAACAGGCGGAACAATTTATCAACCGTTTTCGAGCCAAAGCGTCGAAAGCCAAACAAGCCCAGAGTCGTATCAAGGCGCTGGATAAGATTGAGCGGATTCAAATTGAAAAAGAGGAGGATGGCGTATCCTTTTCGTTCGCTCCTCCCCCCCGAAGTGGACAGACGGTCATTAATTTGGTGGATGTATCCAAGTCCTACGGAGACTTGCTAGTCATTCGCGATGCCAATCTTCGCATTGAACGCGGTGATCGGATTGTAGTAGTGGGAGTAAACGGAGCCGGTAAGACGACCATCGCCAAGGTGATAGCGGGGGTGGAGCCTTTTCAGTCGGGAGAGCGGGAGATTGGCCAGAGCACCCATATATCCTACTTCGGCCAGCACCAGGCGGATGAGCTGGACAAGAGTTTAACCGTCCTCGCGACGCTCGAGGAGTCCGCTGAGGGCAAGAATACCACCAATATCCGGTCGATTCTCGGTACTTTTCTCTTCAGAGGTGATGATGTATTCAAAAAAGTGAGCGTGCTTTCTGGAGGCGAGCGGAATCGATTAGCCCTCGCTAAGATGCTAGCGCGGTCGGCCAATTTTCTTATTCTTGACGAACCCACCAATCACTTGGATATGCGTTCTCAGGACGCCCTGCAAAACGCCCTCAAGAATTATACGGGCGCCTATTTGATCGTTTCCCATAATCGGGCATTTGTAGATCCTTTAGCGACGAAAGTACTTGAGATCCGTAAGGACGGACTTTCCCTGTTTCCTGGAAATGTATCCGATTATTTGAGGCATCTCGAAGTCGTCGAAGCGGTGGCGAGTTGATGGGGTGAAGGTAGCGACGGCCCTTGCTTTTGAAATGTTTTATATCTGAGTTTGATCTTAGGAGCGGCTTTATGCCGCGATTTGTTTTTACGGCTGTCAAGCTGGGGCTTGGCGTTCCCAGAATCGCGGCATAATACCGCTCCTACGAATGTCAGTCCTTTTCTCGGATCTTTTTCAAAGCTTGAGCCCAAGGATCGGATACGCTTTTTTCGGGCTGGATCTCGCGGGAAGGCCTGGGTTCTTTTCTGGCAGGTGGCGCGACGGGTTCTGCTGCTTGCTCAGGCAATTTTGCCGATTCTGCGGGGATGGGTTTTTCGATTACCCTTTCGTTGGGCGTCATTGCAACCTGCTCTTTGGTATCTTCTTCGATCGGTTCCGGCAAAGGGGTCTGAGTCGAATCGAGTTCCTGGTTTTCGCTTGCTCGGCTTCGTGACTTTCGAGCGGCCGCTTCGCGGGATTTGTCCTTTTTGCTCTTCCGTTTTCCTTTTA
Coding sequences within it:
- the purT gene encoding formate-dependent phosphoribosylglycinamide formyltransferase; translated protein: MTLIGTPFTSTAKKALLCGSGELGKEVVIELQRYGVEAIALDAYADAPAMQVADRSHVVSMLDGAALRAIIEQEKPDLVIPEVEAIATDTLAELEAEGLATIIPTARATQLTMNREGIRRLAAEELGLATSPYRFADTYEDYCEAISEIGMPCVIKPIMSSSGKGQSVVKSDADRETSWNYAQEGGRAGKGQVIIEGFVDFDYEITLLTVRHVDGTSFCDPIGHIQVDGDYRESWQPQPMSDAALENAKQIAGAVTASLGGFGLFGVELFVKGDLVYFSEVSPRPHDTGMVTMISQDLPQFSLHARAILGLPIPSIRQFGPSASAVVLVEGNSDKVSFGNLNEALSVPDTQLRLFGKPKVAGKRRMGVALALGADIEEAREKARKASSSVSIEL
- a CDS encoding (2Fe-2S)-binding protein yields the protein MTTIHLNGQDREVDAPDDMPLLWAIRDVLGFTGTKFGCGMGLCGACTMHMDGAPIRSCVTPISAAAGKKITTIEALGRQKVGKAVQEAWVKVGVPQCGYCQCGQVMSATALLSSNPSPNEEEIETSMAGNICRCGTYNRIKTAIHTASESLKGGAK
- a CDS encoding xanthine dehydrogenase family protein molybdopterin-binding subunit, which translates into the protein MSPMFSDFSIVNHGIDRRGFIKSVGATGALLFTANWTWAQDKPAKKYGGEGMPGGTKSDPKLFVAINYDGTIDITVTRSEMGQGIRSSLALVVAEEMEADWNRCRVVQAVGDEAKYGNQNTDGSRSMRHWYAPMRQCGATVRAIIEAAAAAGWGVPIREVRASKHSVIHALSRRKADFAELVGVVASFESPDPISIRYKSPRTYRYIGKEHTHSADAASMVSGTAIYGGDTRSAGMVYAVVARPPVLGSTVEAFDGSEALKVKGVLKVMPIEGAAVPSGFKPIGGIAVVAENTWAAIKGREALKVDWSSSPHDSYESEAYRQSLEEASRKPGKLVRLVGDVEAAFSKAKKTHAATYYLPHIAHAPMEPPVSTALLRNNFLEIWAPTQAPQAARTEAAERAGMPLEKTRINVTLLGGGFGRKSKADFINEAVEIAKAFPGRAARVQWTREDDIRHDYFHTVSGEHLEASLDRRGKVSGWLHRSVAPTIASLFDPDPKHQQAFETNMGHSNIPFAIPNVRIENPEVAAHTRIGWFRSVSNIPHGFAVQSFIAELAEEAGRDPLRFYLDLLGDDREINPDELKDGWNHGEDPKKYPVDTGRLKNVLNVATKEAGWGKRLPKGRGMGFAVHYSFVSYVAAVLEVEVEKDGNLIVHKATMAIDCGPRINPDRIRSQMEGSCVMGIGLATTGEISFENGRAKQSNFHDYQVPRISLAPKSISVHLVDPEKKVELGGVGEPGVPPIAPALCNAIYAATGKRIRRLPIGDQLA
- a CDS encoding TfoX/Sxy family protein — protein: MRSIFSDRKDVEVKKMFVGLCFMISKHMYCGFVGDTLMVRVGPEQYAKCLAEKYAREIDFTGKALKGMVYVTVEGVAKDADLQKWVDRCTKFISSLDPRGSD
- a CDS encoding immunoglobulin domain-containing protein; its protein translation is MISVQPTNREIETGTALNLSVTAVSDLPITYHWKFNNIDIPNATSPALTIADTQPSDAGPYTIAVSH
- a CDS encoding MFS transporter; this translates as MSTIWILRFTCLLQIASMGILFVFEAVRMKDVGVGESEIGLILGFSSGVFILSSIFWGRLADKRGWHKRIVVWGTIGFTGLLFYFALCTTPWQFFVYGILRSVFMPMIVGIMPTIAVKAHGEKQQGRKFGIYRAFGSVGFILGAMILPLVFNDIAIVAQASSVFLIGSLFLISKLPKPEASHIQRAPLEIRNLDSLIKLFLFSTFFISLADPAVHGFFNAYARDLGGSTRLLGLLAGMFGLVAFFFLPLMGRAIDHFRPSSVLVISLLFQPLRVFVTSTLDDPNFLWIPILFHGICWGGMEVAAVVYLSRRVEEGQKATVLSYYMAVRMLGTLVGASVCGYVAEHFGYVTMFRTISAAALVGALIYTFGIVISRIRERSTPGISGTEHQLKSDQARGNEPF
- a CDS encoding ABC-F family ATP-binding cassette domain-containing protein — its product is MIALQKIRLQYGERYLYKDISATIGTSDRIGLVGSNGAGKSTLLKVLCGLEEIDGGKVDKANYVTFGYLPQDGIEMHGRTLFKETELAFADVLGLKAKVEEAEERLDEMDTSSEEFYETLELIGEWEHRLEDLDAGKLPSRIESVLLGLGFSSSDMHRKTEEFSGGWQMRIALAKLLLANPSLLLLDEPTNHLDVTSQKWLEDFLLRYEGSLLMISHDRGFLDIICNRTFELSMGSLHVYSGNYSVFETQSAERKELQMKAYKSQQKEIQQAEQFINRFRAKASKAKQAQSRIKALDKIERIQIEKEEDGVSFSFAPPPRSGQTVINLVDVSKSYGDLLVIRDANLRIERGDRIVVVGVNGAGKTTIAKVIAGVEPFQSGEREIGQSTHISYFGQHQADELDKSLTVLATLEESAEGKNTTNIRSILGTFLFRGDDVFKKVSVLSGGERNRLALAKMLARSANFLILDEPTNHLDMRSQDALQNALKNYTGAYLIVSHNRAFVDPLATKVLEIRKDGLSLFPGNVSDYLRHLEVVEAVAS